From the genome of Candidatus Wallbacteria bacterium, one region includes:
- a CDS encoding winged helix-turn-helix domain-containing protein has product METFIGPVAGQIWKFLHERGEVTFKQLEDTLMDDSVPMKRVIVAMGLGWLAREGKLNLVEEGKGKRYRMKISLHE; this is encoded by the coding sequence ATGGAAACATTTATCGGACCGGTTGCCGGACAGATCTGGAAATTTCTTCACGAACGGGGCGAGGTCACTTTCAAGCAGCTGGAAGATACGCTGATGGATGATTCTGTTCCCATGAAACGAGTGATCGTGGCCATGGGGCTGGGCTGGCTTGCCAGGGAAGGAAAGTTGAATCTGGTGGAGGAAGGCAAGGGTAAGCGCTACCGCATGAAAATATCTTTACATGAATAA
- a CDS encoding type II secretion system F family protein: MARFQYKVRDPSGKLITGFMEGTDMDSVVSKLMEKKYLVVAVGEEKENVWKMDFGQLLARIRAKDLVFLYMQMSNLINSGVTLLESLEVLEDQSTNPKLKKILAEIRKDVLAGKSLSEAMKKHPRAFPRLFISLIKAGETGGMLDKILEKIAAFTEKEHRLRGQIQSAIAYPIVMVIVAVSVVIFLLTFVFPKFVKIFERAGANLPLPTVMLIKMSGYLQNHWQSLIVILVVTFIGYKIVNRTKPGNLFFTRLKMFMPVFGDLIIKTSITRFCRTLGTLLENGVPIMTALDIVEDTLDNVILAGYIRRAAQDVKEGNPLASSLAPCKIFPPMIIKMIQVGEKTGGLSKMLIKSSDFYESEVEMTVETMISLLEPLLIVMMGGMVGFIALAMFMPIFDMTKTVK, from the coding sequence ATGGCAAGGTTCCAGTATAAAGTGAGGGATCCCAGCGGCAAGCTGATTACCGGATTCATGGAAGGAACAGACATGGATTCCGTGGTCAGCAAGCTGATGGAAAAGAAATACCTGGTTGTGGCTGTAGGCGAGGAAAAGGAAAATGTCTGGAAAATGGATTTCGGACAGTTGCTCGCCAGGATCAGAGCCAAGGACTTGGTATTCCTATACATGCAGATGTCCAACCTGATTAATTCCGGCGTGACCCTGCTGGAGAGCCTCGAGGTGCTCGAAGACCAGTCCACAAACCCGAAACTGAAAAAAATTCTGGCTGAGATCCGCAAGGATGTTCTGGCAGGCAAGTCGCTGTCTGAAGCCATGAAAAAGCATCCCAGAGCTTTCCCCAGGCTGTTCATCAGCCTGATCAAGGCCGGTGAGACAGGAGGAATGCTCGACAAAATCCTGGAAAAGATCGCCGCTTTCACTGAAAAGGAACACAGACTGCGCGGACAGATCCAGTCCGCGATCGCCTATCCGATAGTGATGGTGATAGTAGCGGTTTCAGTCGTCATTTTCCTGTTGACTTTCGTGTTCCCGAAGTTCGTGAAGATCTTCGAACGTGCCGGTGCGAATCTGCCTCTGCCGACTGTGATGCTGATCAAAATGTCCGGATATCTTCAAAACCATTGGCAAAGCCTGATTGTGATACTGGTCGTAACTTTCATCGGCTACAAAATCGTCAACCGTACCAAGCCGGGCAACCTTTTCTTCACCCGCCTCAAGATGTTCATGCCCGTGTTCGGCGATCTGATCATCAAGACGTCCATCACCAGATTCTGCCGCACGCTGGGGACGCTTTTAGAAAACGGCGTGCCGATCATGACTGCGCTGGACATTGTCGAAGATACCCTGGACAATGTGATCTTAGCCGGGTATATCCGGAGAGCAGCCCAGGATGTCAAGGAAGGAAACCCGCTGGCCAGTTCGCTTGCGCCCTGTAAAATATTTCCTCCGATGATCATCAAGATGATCCAGGTCGGAGAAAAAACCGGTGGCCTTTCCAAGATGCTGATAAAATCTTCCGATTTCTACGAATCCGAAGTTGAAATGACAGTGGAAACCATGATCTCGCTGCTCGAACCGCTCCTGATCGTGATGATGGGTGGCATGGTCGGTTTCATCGCCCTGGCCATGTTCATGCCGATATTTGATATGACAAAGACGGTGAAATAA
- the surE gene encoding 5'/3'-nucleotidase SurE, with protein sequence MPIKKKKHILLTNDDGIGSPGIRKLAEALCGIFHVHIVAPMDEKSACSRGMTLNSPLHADSKDLGIPHASCHGVGGLPVDCVKLGIDSLIRDPIDLVISGINRGINTGIDVHYSGTVGAAMEAYMMGYNALAFSLDTEDRKADYSVAVDWCLRMLDIIREWKVERYIYNINIPYCPDQKIKGVRLTRLNNFTYRENYESGIDKSGRKIFNLKGERVKLDPDPNSDIIAVMAGYVALTPLTWDFTDYRMIEKLSSNFKE encoded by the coding sequence GTGCCCATAAAAAAGAAAAAGCATATCCTGCTGACCAATGACGACGGTATCGGATCTCCGGGTATCCGCAAGCTGGCGGAAGCTTTGTGCGGGATTTTCCATGTTCATATCGTAGCCCCGATGGACGAAAAAAGCGCCTGTTCCAGGGGAATGACCCTGAATTCCCCGCTGCATGCAGACAGCAAAGATCTTGGAATACCTCATGCCTCCTGCCACGGTGTAGGCGGACTGCCTGTGGACTGCGTTAAACTGGGCATCGATTCCCTGATCCGTGATCCGATCGACCTTGTGATCTCCGGTATCAACAGAGGAATCAACACCGGGATTGACGTGCATTATTCAGGAACAGTCGGCGCAGCCATGGAAGCCTATATGATGGGTTACAATGCCCTGGCTTTTTCCCTGGACACCGAGGACCGCAAGGCGGATTATTCAGTCGCTGTCGACTGGTGCCTCAGAATGCTCGACATCATCAGAGAATGGAAGGTCGAACGCTACATCTACAATATAAACATTCCCTATTGCCCTGATCAGAAGATCAAGGGAGTCCGCCTGACCAGGCTCAACAACTTCACTTACCGGGAGAATTATGAATCCGGGATCGACAAATCAGGACGAAAAATATTTAATTTGAAAGGGGAGAGGGTGAAACTGGACCCTGACCCTAATTCAGACATCATCGCAGTGATGGCCGGATACGTTGCCCTGACTCCGTTAACCTGGGATTTCACGGATTACCGGATGATCGAGAAACTGTCTTCAAACTTCAAGGAATAG
- a CDS encoding PTS sugar transporter subunit IIA yields MNISKFLPKEHIKIGIESDTKEGMIQELIDFILPKTNLIRNQKKLFRAILERERKASTGIGMGIAIPHGRTFETRDFLMVLGISAEGRDFQALDNLPVHLIFLMSAPPDNDTKYLKVIRELSASLRDDAVRESLIMAENPDTAYFILKNTG; encoded by the coding sequence ATGAACATTTCGAAATTCCTGCCTAAAGAACACATAAAAATCGGAATAGAGAGCGATACCAAAGAAGGGATGATTCAGGAACTGATCGATTTTATCTTGCCCAAGACAAATCTCATCCGCAATCAGAAAAAATTGTTCCGTGCCATCCTTGAGCGAGAAAGGAAAGCCTCTACTGGTATCGGAATGGGGATAGCGATTCCACATGGCCGCACTTTCGAAACACGTGATTTTCTGATGGTTCTCGGTATTTCGGCTGAAGGCCGGGATTTTCAGGCACTCGATAACCTTCCAGTCCACCTTATCTTCCTGATGAGTGCTCCCCCGGATAATGACACGAAATATCTCAAGGTGATCAGGGAACTTTCCGCATCGCTGAGAGACGATGCGGTCCGTGAAAGCCTGATCATGGCCGAGAATCCCGATACAGCCTATTTTATTTTAAAGAACACGGGTTAA
- a CDS encoding tetratricopeptide repeat protein, with amino-acid sequence MPEKLLRDSYCSPGLVEELIEELKVLLKSNPENHEMHLTIANCFYNIQKYNLALEHFLESLKYNTESTKARINLANTYLEINEISRAKEIFEELLQKGKDYPDVHKSLGDIFIQLGDLERALAEYEQAIKLNPRYFDAIFALGELFSKVEDYKKAMTYFKVVAESFLKNRREELFLSSVHYDLAQIYRNQELAKEAIRHLRRVTDLFPHHADAHYQLGKLYHHLGMIDQAIDELESALRINPNYREAQKEYWSCVKEAK; translated from the coding sequence ATGCCTGAGAAGTTGTTGCGTGATTCATATTGTTCACCTGGTCTGGTTGAGGAACTGATCGAGGAACTGAAGGTTTTGCTGAAATCCAATCCTGAAAACCACGAGATGCATCTGACCATTGCCAACTGTTTTTATAATATCCAGAAATACAATCTGGCACTGGAACATTTTCTGGAATCTCTGAAATACAACACCGAATCCACTAAGGCCAGAATCAATCTCGCCAACACCTACCTGGAAATCAACGAGATCAGCAGGGCCAAAGAGATTTTCGAGGAGCTGCTTCAGAAGGGTAAGGATTATCCTGACGTGCATAAGAGCCTGGGGGATATTTTTATCCAACTGGGAGATCTGGAGAGGGCTCTCGCGGAATACGAACAGGCCATCAAACTTAACCCCCGATATTTTGACGCTATTTTCGCTCTGGGAGAATTGTTCTCGAAAGTCGAGGACTACAAGAAAGCCATGACATATTTCAAGGTAGTAGCTGAGTCTTTCCTGAAAAACCGCAGAGAAGAACTTTTCCTCTCCTCAGTTCATTACGATCTCGCCCAGATTTACCGCAATCAGGAATTGGCTAAAGAGGCCATCAGGCATCTCAGGCGTGTTACCGATCTGTTCCCCCACCATGCCGATGCCCATTACCAGCTGGGAAAGCTCTATCACCACCTGGGAATGATCGATCAGGCAATCGATGAGCTGGAAAGCGCGTTGAGGATAAATCCGAATTATCGCGAAGCTCAGAAAGAATACTGGAGCTGCGTGAAAGAGGCCAAGTAA
- a CDS encoding ATPase, T2SS/T4P/T4SS family: protein MPPKKRLGDALIEQGLITQEQLSEALKVQKVKKMRLGLVLSDLGFCSEEDILTVLSKQLGVPKVNLTEYQVTLKVLELVPAKIAQKHEIIPLFIEGNHLTVAMSDPLDVFVIDQLQYMTGYTIDMVISTREQILGAIQKYYGTVRDMDAVVDEFDTKDDGKSAEMEESVGVNDVEQDNPIVKFVELTIKEAVKEKASDIHVEPEEKNLRIRYRIDGVLQQVKNVPNNVKNAILSRIKIISGMDIAEKRLPQDGRMHLKFEGKEIDIRVSSLPTAWGEKIVMRLLDTSSVMIGIDQLGFLEEQQKQFQRCLKEPNGIILLTGPTGSGKTSTLYAGLNYIKSPNINITTVENPIEYKISLINQVQTKTEIGMTFANALRAILRQDPNVIMIGEIRDVETAEIAIESALTGHLVLSTLHTNDAPQAIVRLNEMGIEPYLLTPTLLLVIAQRLARRICTRCKEEFVPDKELLLEIGLKPEKEWKFFRGKGCSYCNKTGYSGRAGIHESLILNDDIRKMIIAKESASEIKKVAVRCGMDTLRVSAIKKMLMGITTAEEVLRVTKRE, encoded by the coding sequence ATGCCCCCGAAAAAAAGACTCGGAGACGCCCTGATCGAACAGGGACTGATCACCCAGGAACAGCTTTCAGAGGCCCTCAAGGTCCAGAAAGTGAAAAAGATGCGCCTGGGCCTTGTGCTGTCCGATCTGGGGTTCTGCAGCGAAGAAGACATCCTCACCGTACTGTCCAAACAGCTTGGTGTGCCCAAAGTCAACCTTACCGAATATCAGGTCACTTTGAAGGTTCTGGAGCTTGTGCCTGCCAAGATCGCCCAGAAGCACGAGATAATCCCACTCTTCATTGAAGGCAATCATCTTACTGTAGCCATGTCCGACCCTCTGGACGTATTTGTGATCGACCAGCTCCAGTATATGACCGGTTATACGATCGACATGGTGATTTCCACCCGTGAGCAGATCCTGGGAGCTATCCAGAAATACTATGGCACGGTCAGGGATATGGACGCGGTTGTGGATGAATTCGATACCAAGGATGATGGGAAATCCGCCGAGATGGAAGAAAGCGTCGGAGTCAACGATGTGGAGCAGGACAACCCGATCGTCAAGTTTGTGGAATTGACAATCAAGGAAGCGGTCAAGGAGAAAGCCAGCGACATCCATGTCGAACCCGAGGAAAAAAACCTGCGCATCCGCTATCGTATCGACGGTGTGCTGCAGCAGGTGAAAAATGTTCCCAACAATGTCAAAAACGCCATCCTGTCGCGCATCAAGATCATCTCTGGCATGGACATCGCAGAGAAGCGCCTCCCCCAGGACGGCAGAATGCACCTCAAATTCGAAGGCAAGGAAATCGACATCCGCGTAAGTTCCCTGCCGACCGCGTGGGGGGAAAAGATCGTGATGAGGCTTCTGGATACATCTTCAGTCATGATCGGCATCGACCAGCTGGGATTTCTGGAGGAGCAGCAGAAACAGTTCCAGCGCTGCCTGAAGGAACCAAACGGCATCATCCTGCTCACCGGCCCCACTGGATCAGGAAAGACTTCCACCCTTTATGCGGGACTGAACTATATCAAGTCGCCAAACATCAATATCACCACAGTTGAAAACCCGATCGAATATAAAATTTCGCTGATAAATCAGGTACAGACCAAGACCGAGATCGGGATGACTTTTGCCAATGCCCTGCGCGCCATACTCCGACAGGACCCGAACGTGATCATGATCGGAGAAATCCGCGACGTGGAGACAGCAGAGATTGCGATCGAATCAGCTCTGACCGGACATCTTGTCTTATCCACTCTCCACACCAACGACGCCCCACAGGCGATCGTCCGTCTCAACGAGATGGGAATCGAACCTTATCTGCTCACTCCGACCCTGCTCCTTGTAATCGCCCAGAGACTTGCCCGGCGCATCTGTACCCGCTGCAAGGAAGAATTCGTGCCTGACAAGGAACTTTTACTGGAGATCGGGCTGAAACCTGAAAAGGAATGGAAATTTTTCCGGGGCAAAGGCTGCTCTTACTGTAACAAAACAGGTTACTCCGGGCGCGCCGGTATCCATGAATCGCTGATCCTGAACGACGATATCCGTAAAATGATCATCGCCAAGGAATCGGCCTCTGAGATCAAGAAAGTCGCAGTCCGTTGCGGGATGGACACATTGAGAGTTTCTGCAATCAAGAAGATGCTGATGGGGATCACTACGGCTGAAGAAGTCCTCAGGGTCACCAAGAGGGAATAA
- a CDS encoding metallophosphoesterase family protein: MKILVVSDTHGDIATLGEVLEKHQSEVELVIHLGDFAHDLTENFSLPIPSHAIPGNMDGVKRQASDLELVITVADRNILLTHSDHLDTHFGFARLSARARELGVEICLFGHTHRYLFDDSSHPVFFNPGSLGRAAMWSSRTYGILELTPQGFYANRFSI, translated from the coding sequence ATGAAGATCCTGGTTGTAAGCGATACTCACGGCGACATCGCGACTCTGGGAGAGGTCCTGGAGAAGCATCAATCAGAGGTGGAACTTGTGATCCATCTCGGCGATTTTGCCCATGACCTGACTGAGAATTTTTCGCTGCCGATCCCTTCCCATGCCATCCCAGGGAACATGGATGGAGTGAAACGGCAAGCTTCAGACCTGGAACTCGTCATCACCGTCGCTGACAGGAATATTTTATTGACCCATTCAGACCATCTGGATACCCATTTCGGGTTCGCCAGACTTTCAGCGCGGGCAAGGGAGCTGGGAGTCGAAATCTGCCTGTTCGGCCATACTCACAGATATCTGTTCGATGACTCCTCACATCCCGTGTTTTTCAATCCGGGATCATTGGGGAGAGCAGCCATGTGGTCATCCAGGACATACGGTATTCTGGAACTTACACCCCAGGGATTCTATGCGAACAGATTCAGCATCTGA